The nucleotide sequence CCTGACCACGGTGATTCCGCGGTCGGTCATTATACTGGTTCTGTCGTGGATCTCTCTCGCTCCCCTAACCACCGCGCCGTGCGGCTCGTGTGTCTCTTTCTCGTAAGCCGACTGGCCCTTCTGGCGGTTGGGCTGATGTCGGTATTTATTCTTCCGTCCGCGGTCGGCTCGCAGCCGGGAAATTTGGTGTGGCATCGACCTGCTCCGGCCCCGCTCGAGATCTGGGCACGGTGGGACTCGGAATGGTATCTGCTAATCGCCAGCGAGGGTTACGCGGTTGGCGAAACGCTCGCCGAGCTTGGGCTTCCCTATTCGAAAGACGCCGCGGCGGGCTTCCTCCCCCTCTATCCCATGCTCATTCGCGTGCTGTCTCCCCTATTCGACGGCGTCGCGGCGGGAGTGATCATTTCCAACCTGTGTCTGTTCGTCAGCCTCTTGTTGTTGGACCGGCTCGTTCGACTCGAAACCGGAACCGAGGCAGGAGAATCGGCAGCCCTTGTTGCATGCACCGCGTTACTGCTGCACCCGTCGAGTCTTTTTTTGTCTGCGGTTTACGCAGAATCGTTGTTTTTGGTGTTGTCGATCGGAGCCTTCCTCGGCGCTCGCACTGGACGGTTCGGTGTGGCGGGCGTGCTTGGAGGCCTGGCCGCTCTGACGCGGCCATTCGGAGTGCTTCTCGTGATGCCGCTCGCTTGGGAGTGGTGGAAGGCGAGAGGTGAAGCTGACGAGACCACCGGGAAAAGCGCTCGCCTGCTATCCGGACTGTGGATACTGCTCGTGCCTGCGGCGATGGTGGGATACATGCTCTTCACTCGCTCCATCTTTGGGGATCCCCTTGCCCTCCTCCATCGTCAGGAGAAATGGCGGGGGGGATTGTCCGGACCGTGGCGGGCATTCATTCGCTGGTGGGAGGCCGGTCCGGTCGTCCATGGCGCACACGGGTCCACCTTCGAGCTGATCGTTGCGCTTACATGCCTGGCATTGTTGGCGGTCATGGCGCGAAAACTCAGACCGTCGTACACGATCTATGCCGCAAGCGCGGTGGTGTTGGCGCTTGGCTCAACGTTGTGGTCTTTTTCTCGATTGACGCTGACCCTCTTTCCTTTCTTCATGCTCGCTGGAATGGCGTGGATGAAAGGACGGAGGTGTCTGCCGACGTTCTATGCGTTCGTCGGTGGTGCCGTTGGCAGTTTTCTGATGGTGCTCTTCGCCAATTGGTGGTGGGCGGGATGAGAATCTCGCCCGCTCTTGTTGGACAGGCGTGATGGGCCGCGCACGAGTGCCAACGTCAGGACAGGCGCTGGGGGTCTGCCGCCGACAGCATCGGTGGCGAGCCGCGGCCGTGGCTGGACTGCTGGTTGCTCTGTTGCTGTGTCCAGTCGCGGCGTTCGCCAGCCTCGGCGAGCTGGCGAGGTCAGGTGACTGGCAGCGGGTCCTGGAAGTCGCCTCACGTCGCGGAGAGCAACTTCCGCTCAACCCGTCAGAGGCACTTATCGCTGCGACCGCGGCCCGGTCGGTCAACGATCGGGGCGCCGAGATACGTTTTTTGGAAATCGCTGTGGGCGCCGCTGATGAGGAGGTCCGCCGGCTTGCAGAGGTCCAGTTGGCGAATCTCGTGCGCGAGGTTGCTCCTGAGCGCGCCGTTTCTCTGGCGGTGCCCGCTTTTGAACGAGGCCTGCCGTGGGAAGTCCGCGAGTCGGCCACTGAGGTCGCGAGATTGGCGATTGAAGCGGGCGTCGAATCCGCCCAAAAAGAATCTCTTGACAACGCGGCCAGGCGGCTTCCACGAAGCCTGCGCCGCCGCCTCGAGTTGACCCTCGCCCTGTCGAACGGCGAGCAGGGGCGGCACCGACTCGAACGATTGCTTGCAGCGTCCACTAGGGATTTGGTGGCCCTTGAAGCAGCCGAGGCTCTCTCCGGGGTCAAAGACCCGAGCTCGAAGGAACGTTGGCGCATTGCCCAGACCCTGTACCGCCACGCGTTGTTCGACCGGGCGGCGCCCATGCTGGAAGAGCTCAGCATGGTGACGGACGGCTCCGTTCCACGTCATGATGCGGCGTTTCTCCGCGGCCGCTGTGCATTTCGCAAAGGCCTATGGGGGGACGCCTTGGCGTGGTATGACAAGGCGTCGAAGTTAGAGCGCTCGTCCGAAAAACGGGCTCAGATTGCTGTTCACATGGGACGGTGTCATGAGCTGAACGGTGACCTCGACATGGCGGTCGAGTCTGCGGTGCGGGCGGTGCGGCTGAAGACTACCGACGATCGTCGCCTCTTCCTCGCCCGCCTGCGATTGCGTCGTGGGGAACCGGATCTCGCAGAGCATGGGATTGCCAGGCTGAGATCTCGAAACAATCGCGCCCGGGGTGAGCTCATGCTCGCGATGTACGACCTTCGCCGAGGTGACAAAAACGCTGCTCACCGTCGGTTGGAAAAAATTCGACGCGGCTCGTGGTCAGCTCCGGCGTCGGTGTTGGCAGCCGAATTGGCTGGATCGAACGGTGATGTAGATGCGGCGATCCGTCTGCTTGAGAGTGTTCCAGGATATGAGGAATTCTGGGCTGAGCAGGCGCGAACCGTCATGGCGGGTCTGCCAGAAGAAAATATCGATATCTGGCGTCAGAATCGCGAGCGGGAAGTGCGATCGGCGGAGGTGGGTTCGATGTGGAATGCGCTCGGGCGGTGGGCGGTGCTCGAGCCTGATCTGGATGAACTTCGATTGCTCAGAGGGCTTGTCGACGCCGTTTTTTCTTCGACCGCGTCGCCCGGGACTCCGAAATTCCCATCGGGACTTGCCGCAGAGTTGTGGAACATCGGCCTGGAAAGCGAAGCCGCCCGCTGGGACCCCGGCGGATGGCCCAAGGATAACCCGGCTGCATCGGTGTGGACGGCGAGTTCCCTTCTGGCAAATGGGTACCCGAGATGGTCGACGCGAGTGGCTGATGGTGCTTGGCGGCAGGCGGGAAGCTCGGTGCCATCGAGAGTGCTTCCGGAGGACCTTCGGCACGCACTCTATCCACTGCCGGATCCCGGGATGGTCCGCGAGACCGCTGCCGGCGCAGGAGTAGCTTGGTCGTTGCTCGCGGGTGTAGCGCGAGAGGAGTCTCGGTGGGATCCCCGAGCGCTCTCTGCAGTCGGGGCGCGTGGGCTGGTTCAATTAATGCCGGCGACAGCAGAAGGAGTTGCTGCCGCTTCAGGATTGCCGTCGCCGATTGGTGACGATCTTTTCGATCCAAGACTCAACCTTCAGCTTGGCGCCAACGAGCTCAGCCGGTTGATCGAGGTCTTCGATGGACGCTGGGCTCCGGCGATTGCGGCCTACAATGCGGGAGAAGCACAGGCTCAAGAATGGTTGGATCAATGTGGCCCTGACTGCCCTCGCTCCTTGTACGTGCTCAACATTTCCTTCGCCACGACCCGGGCCTACACGGCTGGTGTCTTGGCTGCGGCGGACAGTTATGACGAGCTGTACGGAATGGACGAACGGCCCGCATCCCAGAGAATCTCGGCCGTCACCGACTGAAACGAAGCACCTCTTGGCGCTCGCCGGCTCGCGCCAACCACCGCTCGATCTCGTCGTTGAGTTTTCGCTCGACCAACAGCTGG is from Acidobacteriota bacterium and encodes:
- a CDS encoding lytic transglycosylase domain-containing protein gives rise to the protein MAGLLVALLLCPVAAFASLGELARSGDWQRVLEVASRRGEQLPLNPSEALIAATAARSVNDRGAEIRFLEIAVGAADEEVRRLAEVQLANLVREVAPERAVSLAVPAFERGLPWEVRESATEVARLAIEAGVESAQKESLDNAARRLPRSLRRRLELTLALSNGEQGRHRLERLLAASTRDLVALEAAEALSGVKDPSSKERWRIAQTLYRHALFDRAAPMLEELSMVTDGSVPRHDAAFLRGRCAFRKGLWGDALAWYDKASKLERSSEKRAQIAVHMGRCHELNGDLDMAVESAVRAVRLKTTDDRRLFLARLRLRRGEPDLAEHGIARLRSRNNRARGELMLAMYDLRRGDKNAAHRRLEKIRRGSWSAPASVLAAELAGSNGDVDAAIRLLESVPGYEEFWAEQARTVMAGLPEENIDIWRQNREREVRSAEVGSMWNALGRWAVLEPDLDELRLLRGLVDAVFSSTASPGTPKFPSGLAAELWNIGLESEAARWDPGGWPKDNPAASVWTASSLLANGYPRWSTRVADGAWRQAGSSVPSRVLPEDLRHALYPLPDPGMVRETAAGAGVAWSLLAGVAREESRWDPRALSAVGARGLVQLMPATAEGVAAASGLPSPIGDDLFDPRLNLQLGANELSRLIEVFDGRWAPAIAAYNAGEAQAQEWLDQCGPDCPRSLYVLNISFATTRAYTAGVLAAADSYDELYGMDERPASQRISAVTD